A region of Vitis riparia cultivar Riparia Gloire de Montpellier isolate 1030 chromosome 1, EGFV_Vit.rip_1.0, whole genome shotgun sequence DNA encodes the following proteins:
- the LOC117925434 gene encoding proteasome subunit alpha type-2-B, with the protein MGDSQYSFSLTTFSPSGKLVQIEHALTAVGSGQTSLGIKAANGVVIATEKKLPSILVDEASVQKIQVLTPNIGVVYSGMGPDSRVLVRKSRKQAEQYHRLYKESIPVTQLVRETAAVMQEFTQSGGVRPFGVSLLVAGFDDNGPQLYQVDPSGSYFSWKASAMGKNVSNAKTFLEKRYTDDMELDDAVHTAILTLKEGFEGQISSKNIEIGIIGTDRKFRVLTPAEIDDYLAEVE; encoded by the exons ATGGGAGACAGTCAATACTCATTCTCCCTCACCACTTTCAG TCCTTCGGGAAAGCTTGTTCAGATCGAGCATGCATTGACCGCCGTTGGCTCAGGCCAAACATCTCTAGGGATCAAAG CTGCCAATGGTGTTGTTATTGCAACTGAGAAGAAACTACCTTCTATCTTGGTGGATGAGGCATCG gTCCAAAAGATACAGGTTTTGACACCAAATATTGGAGTTGTCTACAG CGGCATGGGTCCTGATTCTCGAGTTTTGGTTCGAAAGAGTAGGAAGCAGGCAGAGCAGTATCACAGGCTATATaag GAATCAATCCCTGTCACGCAACTTGTGAGGGAGACTGCAGCTGTTATGCAGGAGTTCACTCAATCTGG TGGTGTAAGGCCCTTTGGAGTATCACTGTTGGTTGCTGGTTTTGATGACAATGGTCCACAATTGTACCAG GTGGATCCATCAGGTTCATATTTCTCATGGAAAGCCTCTGCAATGGGGAAGAATGTCTCAAATGCAAAGACATTTCTCGAGAAGAG GTACACTGATGATATGGAACTTGATGATGCTGTCCACACGGCTATTTTGACACTCAAGGAGGG ATTTGAAGGGCAAATCTCTAGCAAAAACATTGAGATTGGTATTATAGGCACTGACAGAAAATTCAG GGTCTTGACACCAGCTGAAATTGATGACTATTTGGCTGAAGTGGAGTAG